CCCCCCTATCCTTTTCTTTCACTCCTCAAAAGTTAATCCaaacaacaaaaattaaattcCTCCAATTCCTCTGCTTTCCTTTCCCTCCTATTCCCTCAATCCAAATGGTGCCTAAAGAAAAATGGATGTGTCTAACAAAGACAGCTAGCCGGCCAATTGGACATAGCGCTGTGCACTTGCCTAGCCGATGGAGCCATGACAAAATTGACACAGTACCCCTTAGACAACTCCATTGCACCATTAGTTTACTTCTACATCGTAAAATTCACCGACCTATTACTATTAGCCCTTCAGGTGCATTCTTCTTTtatcaagattttcaaattaAAGGTCAGAATTCATCTCATAGACAAAAACCTGAGTCTGATTGGTGATGGGAAGGCCTGGTTCCCAACCTCAGTACTATCAGCCTTCAACTATTCCAGGAACTGATCAATCTTCTTCAACCTCAATCAACCATTTCAGTCATCCGCAACCTCAATTCTAATTCATGCGCAGGCTGCAAAGACATGGCCCCAGGGCTGGTATACAGTTGCACCATTTGCAACTACTTCCTTCACCAGAAGTGTTCCGAAATGCCTCAGCAAATCACTCACCCTTTCGACAAAGACCATGTTTTCGATCTCCTCCCAAGACCCTGTTATGTTGAAGGCTTCTTTAACTGTGATGCGTGCGGGAAGCAAGGCCAAGGCTTCTGCTACCATTGCAAAATATGCTTTACAGATCTTCATATACTTTGCGCAGCACTGCCAATGAATATCAATCACCAATCCCATCATCACcagctcaagctcattttcactCCACACTATCCCGAGAAAATCTTTTCTTGCGATATATGCTACGATGCAGGGTCCTGCCATTGGCTTTATAATTGTGACATGTGTGAGTTCGATGCTCACTTGGACTGTGCAACaaatgttacagtaaaaatCCATCGAAATATGCACCCAAGACAGACAACATCCGATCTTGATCGGATGCAGAAGCTCTCTATTGGCTCAACATCTACTCCTCAGCAATTTCGACCAAATCTTCACTCAGGCTTCTCTTCTTATCGGTACATGCAAATGGTAGGTGCACCAGTTTGTGCACCATTTTGGCAAAGGCCGAATAACGATAATTTGATAGTTAAATTTTCCACTGAACATGGCCCTACTCAGCAAATTATATCGGATATCACAAGTGGTGGAGGTGAAGCTATTAGCGCGGATGTTTTCGGAGGACCGCAGGACTTGTTTCAAGGATTATCAGTAAGTAATGGCGGACAGAATACTTCTCCGCCTTCTGCAGGCTGTGGGGACGGGAGCGGGCAACATAATTTGCAAAATTTAATGGGTGCATCTGGCACCGGCAATATCTACGGTCTTGATATTTTTGGAAGTTTGTCAATGCTTGATGGGGTAGATATGAGAGGATTACTAGGAGGGTTACTAGGTGTAATTGCCAGGAGGATTACTAGAAGAATTACTAGGAGGATCACCAGGAGGATTACTAGGAGAAGAACTAGAAGGGTTACTAGAAGGATTATTAGGAGGATTACCAGGAAGATCACTTCGATTATGTAGGCTGTGATGATTAGCAATTATGCTCAGtgaattcattccaaaaagagagCCTTAAAAAAGCCGCAGGAGGATCATTAATGGGACCTTTTTCCCCCCTCCTAaaatttagcattttttttatttcttttcatgtCTAACAATTAA
This portion of the Coffea arabica cultivar ET-39 chromosome 2e, Coffea Arabica ET-39 HiFi, whole genome shotgun sequence genome encodes:
- the LOC113728840 gene encoding uncharacterized protein, translated to MAPGLVYSCTICNYFLHQKCSEMPQQITHPFDKDHVFDLLPRPCYVEGFFNCDACGKQGQGFCYHCKICFTDLHILCAALPMNINHQSHHHQLKLIFTPHYPEKIFSCDICYDAGSCHWLYNCDMCEFDAHLDCATNVTVKIHRNMHPRQTTSDLDRMQKLSIGSTSTPQQFRPNLHSGFSSYRYMQMVGAPVCAPFWQRPNNDNLIVKFSTEHGPTQQIISDITSGGGEAISADVFGGPQDLFQGLSVSNGGQNTSPPSAGCGDGSGQHNLQNLMGASGTGNIYGLDIFGSLSMLDGVDMRGLLGGLLGVIARRITRRITRRITRRITRRRTRRVTRRIIRRITRKITSIM